A segment of the Commensalibacter oyaizuii genome:
CTAAGGCTCATACTTTTTTTCAAATGAAACGCTTAATTTGTCAAATGCAAAAAGGTCTATTATGAATAAAAGATCGGTTCTTTTTGATACTGAAACAACAGGGGTTAATCCTGATCAGGGTGATCGAATAATTGAAATTGCTGCTATTGAATTAATTAATGATTTACCAACGGATAAATTTTATCATGTTTTATTAAATCCAGAACGTGACATTCCAATTGAAGCGACCAAAGTGCATGGATTTACCCTGGATGACTTGAAAGATAAGCAAAAATTCAAAGAAATTGTTGATGATTTTTTAAATTTTATTCAAGATGATCCCTTGGTTGCCCATAATGCACCTTTTGATTTTCGTTTTGTGAATGCCGAATTAAACCGTATAAAAAGACCACCCATTTCGATGGACCGCATGATTGATACATTGCAGTTAGCTAGGGCAAAATTTCCTTCATCTCCAAACAGTTTGGATGCATTATGTCGGCGTTTCTCAATTGATTTATCTGAACGTACAACCCATAATGCGTTACTCGATTGTAAATTATTATCTGAGGTCTATATCCAATTAACAGGTGGTCGTCAAAGAGGTCTTGGATTTGCTAATCAACGATCAGAAAAAACAAGTAAGGTTTATCAAAGCATTAAAAAACATACCTCTATATTTATCAAACCCACTAAGGAAGAAATAGAATTACATCGAGAATTCTTAGAAAAAAAGATTCCTAATGCATTGTGGAATCAGGAAAAATAATCTTTTTGACCTGATAGGGCGTTGCAAATTTGTTCCTGTTTGGCTTAAAAAAAATCTTTTAGAATAAAAAGTCGTATAAAATTCTTTTCTTTCCCGTATAAAAGACTTAGAAATTCTTC
Coding sequences within it:
- the dnaQ gene encoding DNA polymerase III subunit epsilon, producing the protein MNKRSVLFDTETTGVNPDQGDRIIEIAAIELINDLPTDKFYHVLLNPERDIPIEATKVHGFTLDDLKDKQKFKEIVDDFLNFIQDDPLVAHNAPFDFRFVNAELNRIKRPPISMDRMIDTLQLARAKFPSSPNSLDALCRRFSIDLSERTTHNALLDCKLLSEVYIQLTGGRQRGLGFANQRSEKTSKVYQSIKKHTSIFIKPTKEEIELHREFLEKKIPNALWNQEK